The genomic window CGGCGCAACCTCGCGGTGGGCTGCAGGACGATTTATTCTTATAGCTGCCGGGCTTGGTGATGTTGATTCCATCAGTGAGAGCAGCGTCGCTGCTGATGGGAGGGCGCTCTGGGCTTTGTTCCTGTTGATCAGGGACTGGGCCGGTCGATTGGCCGTGGGTTAATGCTGAGGCGAAGCCGTCTCTGGCAAGAATTCGGTTAGTATTCCTACTGAACAAGGTGGCGTTGACAAGATTGAGTTGACAACAATACATGCCCAGGGCCGCCGACTGCTTCGGTGCGCTTATGTAATACCGGCATGAAGACGGGTCGCGCCTGCTCACGCGTATCGAGGCTATTCCAATACATCTGATGGACATTGGACATAGCTCGTGACTCATGGAGCATGCGCCGACACTATTAGCCGCTCTAGGAAAGACCAGCTCCCTCAGTCTTCATCCCGCTATATGAATCCGTCAAGTCTCCAAGTATGATTGATGTGCTTCTCGCTTTGACTTTGGAGGCATTCATTGTTCTGCCCACCTGCGCGAGGATATGCCTCAAATGCCTGGATGATTGCCCCTACCATCGCTAGGAAATGTCCTTGCTTGACATATGAGCAGCTTAGAGCTATCCCTATATCATACAGCACCCCGGGTAGTTATTCGACGTGAACGATACCTTCGCGCCACAAACGTACTTGTCGCCCCGTGAGCGTGAAGCAAGCGAAAGAAGGAACTATTCCTGTGCACGGTGACAAGATGCTAATTCTCGTTCCCGTTGGCTCAAGCTTGAACGAGACTCGCATGTTTGAGCGCCTTCAGGGTGACCTTGTGTAAGACAGCATGAAGGAAGGAGAGGATCTGGACTTGGGCCACGACAATGTCGACATAAACGGCGTACACTTCCTCTCCGATTACAAAGTCGCCCGGGTATGGAGGGTAGTTTCTGATACATCACTAAACTTGCTACCAATCAGACCGATGGCTTACTGAGACATGCTACATACCGGCAACATCATAGATGAGTCGCTGTGCGAGTGGCTTGCTAGCTGAGCTTTCATCAAGTCATGTACACAGTCAGTGGCAACTGATATTTGCCCACCAAGAAGTATTTGCTAATGTATTATAGTTTGTTATAGTACAAGGCGCGATAGCTGGGCACATGGCCTGGTTCAACACTCTTTGCCACCCCCCTGTGAATCATTCTACTTTTGCGTCCGAAGTGTAGTGTAACACACCAACACAAAAGGCGTTCCTTCTGAGAAGAAGGAATCCCGTCGGCGGTTGTCAATTATGTTGATCAGCTGGTTTGATGAGTGTGATGGGTACTGCAACTATGGTGGAAGTCGGCGACTACGTCCACAAACACGGTTCAGACGGGCAAAGCCACATAAAACCCACGACTATGAGGCACGCTACAAGAATAGCAATGGCAAGCCACGTACTACATCATTGGTCTTAGTGCCGGAGATCCTTCGACCTTTGGGGCTCTATGCATGCTGCCTAATGGGGAGACCAGTGGGAGCGACTCAGCTAGTTAAGGATTAGGATGATTCGGGGCCGGGCTCGACAACAACAGTCTCGGGATAGCAATCTCGTATCCTCGGCTGTCAATTGCATTGGCAATTGCTCTTCACGCCATCCTTGCCGGCAAGCCCGAAATAGAGAACTGGAATTATAAATAATCTGCCGAGCGCCTACAACTCTGCCCGTCCCGTCTTGCAAGCCACTGCAATTCAACATTATTTCTGGGACATTTATATTATCATACGAATATATTTGTTTTATCAACAAGCCCATTCTACACGCACAACTGCTGTAAAAAATGCCGAGCGAAGCCATCGACGGTTATATTCTCGGCAGGGATGTTGCCCACTCCGTGAGGTAATTGCCATATCTTGGAACACCCATCAACTTGAATGACGCTAAATTCGTTGATGAGCAAAGATTAGATGCACAGCACTTCCTTTGGAGACTGCATCAGGGCTACTTGCTCCACCCACACATAAAGCTTACAGACAGAATGAGTGTTGCAGACATTGGGACCGGAACAGGGTGGGATATTCTCCATAACCATATACAGAGTTTGAGTCGAGCACCACACTGACATATAGGCGTAGGCTTTGGCTTCTGGATCTTGCACGAGAGGTTCCCAGCTCAGTCACTCTTCATGGATATGATATATCCGACAAGCAGTTTCCTCCTTCACAGATGCTGCCCCAGAATGTCTCGCTCAAGCAACTAGACTCCTTGGGAGACGTTCCCACTGAATTGCAAGGCCGATACGACGTCGTTCACCTCCGAATGTGGGCGAACAACCTGTCTTCAAAGGAGGTGGGTTCTTTCATCTGCAACCTCTCCAAGATGCTAAGTATAGAAGCCCAATACTCTATAATTGAGGACCTCAGAGTCGCTAACAGGTTGAAATGGGATTAGAACCTGGAGGCTACATCCAATGGGAGGACGTAGATCTGTGTAACCACGGAATTAGGACGAAACAGGTGGAAGAATTTGATCAGCAGATGAAGGAGCTCTTCAAGCTTGCGGGGAGAGATTACAGGTACTTGCGAATTTCCATGTTTTTCTCGGTTGACCTTGATTCTTACATTCCCACGCGACAGTTGGATTCAAACCTTGCCTTGTTCGCTTCAAAGACATGAGTTCAAAATTATAGACCACAGAAACGCTTCTTTTGCAGATGACCTGGTCCATCTATGCACCAACACATATCTCACAGCAATCGGCGAAATGATAGAGGGCATCAAAAGAACGGCCAGTGGCCCGTTGTGTTCAACGATTCAGAAAGCTGAAAGCTCGCTTAGTTTGCTTCTGAGCCAGAACCATGGAGCAGCCTACAATTGGGGGCCCTTCTCAGCACTGGCGCAAAGGAGCTAAATAACGGGTGTCCTaggaagaagggaaaaaggAGGCCGTTTTCCCTTTTTGTTCCTCCCGTTTACCGGGTGACCTGTGTCTGGGTACAGTGAGTTCTCGTAATGTCTCACGGGGCTCTGACATGATAGCTTCACTGCACAATTATAATATATCATTGATATTTACCAACACACGCGTATAAACAGTTTGGTCTACCTATTGGGAGTCGTAAACATGGTGACCGTCACCAATTACACATGTGTAGTCATGGGACGCAGGATACCACACCCTGAAGGTTCAAGTGAAGGATGATGGCCTTTCGCTTCATGGGATAATCTAGCGTGAGGGACAGCGACAGATGAAAGAGAAATACACTAATTAATCTCCCATGTACAGAAGAGAGCGCTTGTTGAATGGAGGGTAATTTTGGCAACTATTCAACTCGACAACTTGACGTGCTTGGAACGAAAGAGAGAAGCCGGGAAAGGAGGCTTACTGCGAGAGATTTTGTtgtaaattatttattaacttggaattaatattaataggtttaattttagttttaatttttttttgaaaGTTTTGAAAGTTTCTTGATTTTTTTCGTTCCTTTGTATTCATCAAGTGCCGTCAAGATGTGCCAGTCGCTAACACGCTTTTTAGTTGTCACTCCATTAAACATCAATGTCAAATCGAGCCCGAAACTCGGCTATACTACAcccatcatcaacttccTCACGGCCGTCTTCAGCCTTTACACTCATCCATCTGCCAACTCAAAGAGACGTCCTTCAGGTTTCCCAAAAAAAGACCAATCCAAGTTGCACTTGTACCCCACGGTTCGCAGATGACAGACCATGAAAGGGCATCTTCCACCCCTTCACGGGAGGGCTTTCGCTCCCCTCCACGAGTTCAATCTTCTCCAAAGCAGCTTTACAACTTTGGGGCCTCGGTAGAAGCAGCCGGCGCAGGGGCTCCCTGAGAAGCCTCGGTAGGAGCAGGCGGTGCAGGGGCTCCCTGAGAAGCCTCCTGGCCCTTGGCGTCTTTGAAGGCCTTCTTCTTATCGtccagctccttcttgaGATCCGCGGGAATAGCGGCATCGGCAGCATCCTTGGCAGCCTGCACgcccttcttggcctcctctACCTTGCTCTTTTCCTCCTCGGGAATCTTAGCCTGGGCCGCCTCCTTGGCGGCCTTCAggttcttcttggcttcgtcCACCTTGGTCTTTTCGGCCTCGGggatggcagccttggccgccttggccgccgccttcatTTCTTTAAAGGCGTCCTGTACCCTCTGGTCCTGGCGCTTGGCAAAGTGCATCAAGGGCGCGGATCGGCTGGCAAGGTCGAACTCGCTGACGTCGTCGGCTGTGCGGCGCTCATTGTGAGTAGTTGCCGCCAGGGCAGACGCGCTCACTGATAGGGGAGAGAGTTAGAAGGCTGTTGAGAGTGTGCGGGATACCGCGGGATCAGGTGAAAAACCTACGAGCAATAAGAGCCAAGTTGTGGATGCGAACCATTTTCAAAGATGTTGAGGGTGTTTGGGGGTTTTTGAATATAGAAATTGCTTGCTGTATAAGAGGTATTGCTTGTCGTATGGTATAGACCGGCTATACTTGGCTGATGTCTAAAGTTGGAGAGAAAAGGGATGTTGAGTTGGATAGTCTGATAGACGTGGCGGGATATTGAGGGCTTTTTGTATTGATTGACGCCGGATGGAAACTTTGGATAATACTGATTCCATGTAGGACACCTAGCCCAGCAGGAATTCTTGACAGGCATCTCGCCGCCTCGTGCTAGGGTGTTTTGGGTCGTTGGCACCGTGACAAGTTTG from Metarhizium brunneum chromosome 2, complete sequence includes these protein-coding regions:
- the tcpN_2 gene encoding N-methyltransferase tcpN, with the protein product MSVADIGTGTGLWLLDLAREVPSSVTLHGYDISDKQFPPSQMLPQNVSLKQLDSLGDVPTELQGRYDVVHLRMWANNLSSKEVGSFICNLSKMLKPGGYIQWEDVDLCNHGIRTKQVEEFDQQMKELFKLAGRDYRYLRISMFFSVDLDSYIPTRQLDSNLALFASKT